GGGCTCCCATTTTGCCCTTGCCACGTCCCTTGGCGCTAAAAACAAACAGtagaaaacatttaaaacagTTAAAGTCGTTCTCACTGTAGCTTTTCGTGCAACTTTACCTTTGGTGATCCTGCACACGGACGAGGAGCAGGTTGATCTGCAAGTAGCACAAAACATAATTAATAAAACAGCGTTATAATGTACAAATTATAATTTTATACTTTATAAATAAATGGAAGATATTGTTCCTTTTTTGAAATGGTTCTAATCCTACTCCTTGGTTTTGTCCTCGTATGATGAGGCAATGCTGCAGTAGGTAACGACGGACTCACGTCACTCTTCTGCCTTTTGAACTTATCGTTGAGGTCGTACTTCTCCGTCTCCAGTTGCATCAGCCACTCCCACAGTTCGTTCGCCTTCTCCCTGCGCGCGCACGCCATAGTTCATCTCGTATCGTATTCGGTATTATTTTTTGATTCGCCCCTCGTTTGTCATACTTCAGTTTGTCATCACTCAAGTGGTCGATGTTGAGCGGCTTCCTACGGTCAGCCagaatcttcttcttcttctctctctcAGTCTGCTTTTTGCCTTTTCTTTCCGTctgttttggggaaaaaacGATTAGGACAAATGCGGAATTCAGCAAATATCGAAGCTAGGTGACCTTCTGTCCGGCGCCGTATTGCTGGCTCATGCTGGAGAgggccttcttcttcttggcgtCATCGTCGTGCTTCTTGCGGTGCTCCTCCTGCTCTCTTCGCTCCTTCTCCTCCTGGATGGAGCACAGAAAGGCTTACGTCAACGCTCGGGGTCATCGCTGGTGTACTCTTAACGAGTGCCAACTCACGGCCTGCCTGGCCTGCCTCTCTTTCTCCATCTCGGCCCGGATCCTTTGCTGCTCCGCCCTCTCGGCGCGACGCTTCTCCTTTAAGCAAAATTAGAATATTCGCCGCAAAATGACCGGGTCATTCGGAAACTTCACCGCTAAAATTCGAGTTTTCTTTTCTGTGCGGCCCCTTCAGACTTCACGTGGCACAATTGAAACTGCCCCAATTCGAGTTTTTGCTGTGTGGCTCCTTGTTGCTAAGCAGACTTCATGGGGCACAATTGGTACTGCCCCAGGGCCACAAACGATTTCATTGATGGATTGAATTCAGATAACCTTTTTCGCTGTATCTTGTAGATGTGACCACCGCAAATTTGTTTGAATGACTAAAACGGGGCGGACAACGCCGTGCCCCTTAAACGGGTCAGGGCTAGCTTAGCGCGATATATTCGGATTACTATTACTTCCTGACTCACAATTCTGTTGACGAGTGCAacaagctcctcctcctccttcttccgcTGGATGAAGTGAGCCTCGATGAGCGACTGCAACTCGGACAGATCTTTCTCAAGTCGCTTCCTGTGGATGTCCTGTGCTTACAAGTATCGCAGACTATTTAACAACATGCGTcaactttttgcttttttttttttttttttaaggatcaTCTCACATCAAAATCCACTTTTTCGCCATCCGGGATCTTTGGGGCGGGTATATTTGTCATAAATCTGTGGAATGGAGCAAAAAGAGGTGATAATTAGCAGATGAAGCATGAAATGAGTCAGCAGAAATAAACTTACTTTGGTTTGGGCTTTGAGTcatctttagaaaaaaaaagagacattgaTTTTAATGCAGGATTTATGATTCCGCCATTGGATTCCAGTAAGGTTGTTCACTAGCTACATAAAAGAGGCATtcttatttgttccattattttCCAACATTTAATAATAAGTTCATACAGAAATATAAAAGAAGGGGAATGCTCTTACCTTCTTCCTCCCTTCACAGGAAACAtagaaaatcaaatgaaaaataaaagtcatcaTCTATTGACCACATACTAGCTGTTTAACAACTTTAATGCGCTGCGTAATAATAGTAACATACTGAGGTTCCCCGAACACGACCTCTTCTGAGTCAGACATGGTGTCCTTCGGCCACGCTCTTCGaaataaatctgtttttttattttgaacagacaaatattttttatcaATAAACAGCATAGTGACACATTCACACCGTTCCATTTTTAGAGTATGACCACTGCAGCGTCACCCTGCCCCTGGGGAGATgcagataaataaatattaatcatGCCTATTGAtagaaattgtttttattgctCCTCCTTTTtattccaaattgcccataaaaAGTTTATCTTGACCTTGGCCTTATTTCTGATCAACACCGACAAAAAGCATTTAGTTGATCAAATCAGACAAAATAGTGTTGCTTTATGTTTCTgctaaaaatgtaaaataaaagaacattttctttgtttgtttctaataaaatgtaaacatgtattttatttatatgatcAATTATTTCTAATCTCTTAATTTGATTTCAAATACCTTAATATTGTTTACttaaataaacaacaaattcATATTTTCAACCAAATTTTTAGCACATGTAATATTTACAATGAataccaaaaacattttttcatccaaataatggtacaaatataaatattaaggGATTAATCATTCAAAACTTTATATTCTTAGCATCAACATCCATATACACACAATTCAAGTCCTTACCTGCGAGCTGAGCGTGCTGCCAACTTCACCTACTTGATCTTGAGAAACAAAGTGTggccccactttttttttttttcctttcaatcCAAGTGTACGCTCGTCCTGCCCTCCCTCTGTACTCATGTGACATCAGCGCCCTATGAGTGCTCTGCACCAAGGGGAGCATGGCTGCCGTAGGACAACTTTGCCCAAGTCACATTTAAAGACAAGACGACAccctttttttgccttttttttttaattgctgaaAATATCCAATATCCATGTTGGGACTTGTGTGCTCAGCAGCGGGTTGAGGCTATGTCCACATGTACATAGTCATTTTTCAACAAATACACTCCAAGAATTATCCTCTTTTTGTAATAGCCTAAACTAccacaagatggtgccaaagcccCTGGCTAAATCAAATGCTAATCGGTGTCAAAGAAGTAGCAGTTTAGCTTGGGTTGTTAGTGGAAATTACTTTGGGGGGGTAGTCTGCCGCTTTTTTCATGAATGTAATTAAATTGCTGTTCTTGGCccccaaaagttttttttatagtGTACTAAATAACTAACACTGGGGTTCATGTGAACGTAGCCTGAGAGAAACACACGTTAACGATGCATGCtgcaagcaaaataaaaaggcaGTGTCATTGTAAACACGGGATAGATAGAATAATTCAGTGAATATAAAAAGTCAACACACCCTCCTTTAAATGGCAggtttttaaaaagtaaaaaaaatgttttgtcccGATAACATagatttgaacaggggtgtgtagacttttgatatccGCTATAGCTTGACATTCCTTTGTTATGCTGCAAATGCCTTTAGACTGTTTAATAATTATAATCctgtatttgttttgtatttgattTAGTACCCATCAGTAATAAGAAAATGagttcattaaaaataaaatgtaagcaGCTCAGTGGTCTCGCCTCGATTAACTCGCAGAAAGCAGTGCGCACGCAAAACGGAACTGTAAAAGCTCACAAGGAGAAACAAACGTCTTGACAAACACTAAATGTTCCCTCGGTTTCAACATCTCAGACAATTTTTTGGTCTTTAACTCTTCAAGGCAATGGGACAGTGCAGCCTTTCCAGATCATGTGATCTTCACTCTCCATCGTGCTTCAAGGCAGGCGGTGAATATTTGCTGCGATGCTAGAGAGAGGATAAAATAAGAATCAGATTTAATATTACTGTAAAACATATGCTTGATGTTTTACGATACGATCTTATTTACACaaataacaatacaattgaATCTGAATCGATATACGATAAAATATACTCCAATTACCCTAAAAAACAAATTTCTCCAACTACGATGTGATACGATTCGCTACGTTTACGATGCGGTATGATTTTCTCAGATTACGATACGATGTGAATCGTTCCAGTTACAATTGGATGATATTTACTCCAATTTCCGTCATTACAAAATGATACAATTAATCCAATAACGATACAATTCACAACAAATGCAATTAAGATACGATGTCACTCACCACAATTAAGAGAGGATGGATTTACTCCGATTATGAAACGATTTTCTCCAATTATGATACGATTTAAATTACGATTCAAATACGATTACTTTCCCAAAATGAAGACAAGTCTCAATTTACTCCAATTACAAGTTGGACAAATGTTTCCCTAATCTAAAGTGAGTCAGAGCACATTACGTAAACCACCACCAAGTGAGACCACTTTGTTTCAGTCGCCATCTGTTCCAGCGTGTTCAGCAAATAGTGCTGACAATGACGGTCCACTGAAAGGTGTAACTTTGTCATCTGCCCTTTGCCTTCTATTCTCGATAAAGAACGAACGCTGACAGCGCAGAGTAGCCGATAAAACTATTTGAGCACAATTGCCATCCGGAGACAGACTTCTTGTGAGCCAAGGAGTTCATCTAGTTTGGTagcagaaatgtttttttgtcatcgGCGTTGATTGAATAAGCTGAAAGTACTTTGGCCGAGTTTTGTTGCTAAGCCAGTGAGCCATCGGCCGTAATGTGACAATCAAGCAGCTGCACGACGGTATGCATAACCGAGCGGCGGCTCGCGTGGTGACGCGGGTGACAACACTGTTGTCACGCggcgcatgtttttttttttttatagcgctCGGGGAAACAAGGTCAAGGTGACTGCTTGTTTTAAATTTAGAGTGGGGGGCTTCAATTTAcacagctttctttttttttttttttaacatgatttTCCccctttattattataaaactaTTCACTCCAATTATGATGTACTGTGGTGTAATTATGattttttatataatttttttgaTAGATTTTTAATGATTATGGTTAAAATAAAACTTACTTTTAGACAAACTTGCCTTTGACTCCAACCAACACCTGCAAAAGCACAGAAAAATTCATCAATATGGcgcaccagtaaaaaaaaaaaaaaagaaatgtgttggAAACTAAGAGTTGTGTGTTACTTTGGCTGGCGTCGAGCTTTTCTTGGTCTCCCACATGTTGGGCTTGTTACCGACGTTACTTTCCTTATTCACGTCCTGTGACAAGTCCAAATAAAAATTGTTTGAGCAGCGATTTACTGTGGTCTGAAAAAATGATTgagtttatatttattattgctGGAATTATTGTCTGATAGAACCTTCTGAGAAAATAGCACAAAATCATTTtgaatgtcttaaaaaaaaaaaatctgtacactatttaattttttacacGTGATGTTATAAtgacatttaaattaaatattctTAGTTAAAGCACAAGTAGTCAATGAGTGCACATTTCCAACAGGGGGAAATGTTGCCTCACGAGAGAACAAGGTtattgttggggggggggggtactaaaGATATCGTTGACATGGAGGGAGGGTGAAGAAAGAGGTACTgaatgtaaattaaaaaaaatgaaatatccaaTGTGACCGCCGGGTGTATGGAAGAAATAATTGGgcaatattattaataattacaTTAGTACGTGCTTGTGCAGCAGGCTGGGATTTATCGGGCCTCGCTCCGGGCTTTGTTGCCACCGCTACCGGCGGTTCCGATTCTAGCGGCGTCTTCTCGGCCTGTGCGGACTTCGCCGTCCGACTGGCGACGCTTCCTTTGTTAGAGTCCTAGAGACGATACAAAACTACTCCTTGAATTTATGCTTTGATATTGATATCAATATATCTTCTTCTTGCAGGGTTAGCACCTTATTTGCTTGATTGTCAGACACATTGCCGCGCTCCCACATGCTCTTGATGCTACGCGTGCCGCCTGAGGGGATGTCAGCCGCGAGAGGCTTGGGGGATTTCACATCTTTGTTCCCCTGCGGAAAGTAGGCATAACATTTAGGATGgaaggagggatggagggagggagggagggagggatggatggagtcaCCTGGACGGCCGAGGCGTACTGTTCGAGTCTGCTGCCGATCTTTGAGACGACGGGGCCGTGCGACGTTCTCACGCTGGGGCCCAGCGCAAAAGTCAGACACCTCATTAGGGACACCTACTCTGCATCATCAACCATCCAGAATTTCTTACCTTTTTTGAGCCGATTTGCTCAAGAATTCCGCCTTCTCCCCAATCTGCGGGAAACAATAACACGGCTTTAGGATATGAAAATAGTCGTAATTAACGAGTGACTAGCGGGTCAAGTTGCCCTGCTGATTCGAGGACTGTCTGACTTTTCTGTCTGGTTTTTGTAGGAGAGCGGACTGAAATGGTGGCCAGCATATGGGAATCATTTCGGAGCTCCGCTGTGTTTGTTGCTCGCTCGAGTGCTTGTAAAAACATCTGGCCGCCGGTTGCGAGCATTTTACACAAACTGAGTGCAAACTTTACAAGTTTTGTACAATAAAGCTAAGTGAGACGCGCGACTCAAGTATGAGAATATCAAATATGTGAGGGAACGTTTTAcgagaatgaatgaaaaaattgttttgatttgaaaatagTTGTAATTTTACAAAAGTGAAGCTGTAACACGTTTTTTCACAAAAAAGTTTCAATCATTCGTTTTATAATATTCTAATAGTACAGAGAATtatttttcaagaaaaaagCCGTACGTGTGTAAGTAGGTCAGAATATTCTGATGTTAttctacaagaaaaaaaaatcacaatgctcccaggatttattttttttttttttttttttagaaaaagtcacaaatataaaaaatcaaagttATATAACGCTACCTTGGATGAACCTTTGGGGGTGATTTTGAACGAGGGCTTGGCAGACTCTTGCTccagctgcttcttcttctcggCGGCCTCCGCTCTTCTTTTCTCAATCTCCtccctcatcctcttcctctcctcctACGGCGCAGACGCCCATCGGCGCTCACACATTTCCAGCCAAAAGCGCAAAAACGTTGCTCCTCACCTGCTCCTTGCTCTTCTTGTTCTCCAGCTCTCGCTTCTtctgctcttcctcctccccgaGGATCTTTCTCCTCTCCTCCCTCTTCCTCTTCAGTTCCTCCAGCTCGGCTTCGGCGTGGTGCTGCTTCTGCTTCATCTTCTCCATCTCCTCGCTCTCCGCGTCATTACGTCGCCGCTGGAGCTCTTGTAGCTTGCGCTCGGCCTCCTGCCGCTCACTGTCGTCCTGCGCCGCCGAAGGAACGTCGTCCCTGCTGGCCCCAAAAATAAATTTCGCAAAAATACTCACAATGCTAGTTGTAATCCGACAAGGTTTATATTTCGAGCAACTCATAGTTGGAATCGTAGAATTATTagaattgaaaataaatagattttacaaaaacgattttacaaataaaaaaaaataaaaaaagatgttttacCTGGTTGGCTTGTCTGGCTTTTTCATCTTATTTTCAACAAATGCTCCATTCTGTTTGGTCGCTACAttcttggaaaaaaacaaacaaacaaattataggtagaaaaataataactatATACAAAAGATTACAAAATATGATTTTTAGTTTTTATGGAAAGTAACTCAAacccaggctttttttttgctattaatTTACTGTTAAATAGCGAGTCCCAAATCGACTCAAGTGATTttttcctggaaaaaaaaacacattatagtcctaaattaaattaaaaatccaTTCTGATCATAAATGATGTGTTGGCCAAAGCCTCATATTTACTTTTTGGAAAACATGTCAGCATCCTACGGAAAGTTAAATAGCCAAAGAGTCAAACCTCATCttttttcctcttctcctccatctctctctttttgcgcttctcctcctcgtctttcttcttcttctcctcggcttgcttcttttgtttttcttcctcctctttcttcttcctctcctccaTCTCTCTCctcttctgctcctcctcctcctttttcttcttctcctttttttctcgctcctctttcctcttcttctcctccaactcttgtttttcttgctcctctttgcgtttcttctcctcctctttttgCTTTTCCGCCTCTTCCTCGTCCTTCCGGCGCCTCTCCTCCAGCTCCCGCTTCTgcgcttcctcctcttcctttttcCTTCTGTCCTCCATCTCCCTTTCCCGtctctcttcctcttctttcctCTTTCTCTCCTCTTTTTCCCGCCGCTCTTCTTCCTCTATCCTCCGTTTTTCCTCCATTTCTTTCTGCTGCCGCTCCTCTTCTATCCTCCTTCTCTgttcattttcttcttccttgTCAACCTCGGAGGCAGCTTCCTCTTCTTCCCCGCCAATCTTACCCTGTAGaagatgtgtttttgtttcactttgctggatgagcttctgcagATTTTGTCCGCAAtttcaaaaaggaaaaatacaTCATAACCAGTTTCTTACCTCTTCCATTGTATCATCTTGCTCCTTCTTCCAAGACGAGGTATCAAGCATCTCCTCTTGGACttgttcctcctccttctcctcgtcCTCCGCACCACTCTGCCCACCACTGTGGTTGTCCGCCTGGTTTTCAGGCGACCCGTCGAGCCCGTTGGCCGCGGTGAAACTCGGGTCCAACTTTTGTCTCTCGATGGCCTCCTGCATCCTCTTCTGCCGACGTTCCTCCCTCTTGGCCAGGCGCTCCTCCAGAGCCTGGTCGTCGTCCTCCGCTGCCAGACTCATGGCGGAGGAAGGAGAAGTCTCGCTCTCCGCCACACTGCAACAAAAGTATATCAAGTTGTTTCAGCATTTAGACGTCAGACATCCATCAGGTTGTGTTTGCCGTCCTACTCGTTGGTGTTGATCACATCGCTCCTTCCGCACTCTTCCGATtctttcatcttcttcctctcttCCCTCGCACGTCTCCGTTGCTCCCGAGCCGCCTCCTCGTCATCGTCGTTGGTGTAACCCATTCTGTAAAAAACGCATTTGATGCTCTGGAATGAAACCGAAAAAGTGACATCAACTTGCCGGATCTCGACTCACGTCTCGGCCTCCAGGCGCATCTGTTCCCTCCTCTGTCTCCTCAGTTCCATACGGCGATCAAAGTCGTCATCCATGATGGCCCGAAGATTTCCTTTCTCTCTGGGAAGCGAAATGCAACAAGGAGAATTTAGTAGGAAATCAGACCAAATTCCCATGATGGAGTCATATTCGCCATTCCTTGCGGAGGATAAATAATCTACACAATTTGTAGAATTCCATAACAGTAGGCCAACTTTAGTCCGGGAACTCCTGCCATGGCTTGTCGCCACATATCAAGCCGAGTCTGGATTGTATCTCGCTCCTCGTGTTGCACAAAGAATTCCTGCTCCTTCTTCTTCCAGCGAATTCAACTACCACAAAAGGAAACGCTGCTccttctgcctcctcctccttctttccTCAGAATCATTTTGGACAACTTTTACTCCGCCTTACACAGGTCTTGTGTCTTGCTCCGTTTCATGTATTTGTTGACATTTGTGCGATTAACTCAAGTCTTTACACGAGCTGACTGCCcataaaatactttttataTTATGAGCATAGATTAAAATAATGTTACTTCCAGTTGTCCTTGTGTACAAACTGAACCTCTGCCTCCACAAGAAGATAAAATATGAGTGATTTCTACTCACTGTGTGTACCTTACTAATGGAATCTTGACAAGGTGTGATGAAAGAATATGAAACCAAAGCCAACTCTGATCTTAATGATCCTTAAAAAACCAACCCCGAGGCGTTACAGGAGTTTACGGCTTAGATGTTAAGCTTGATTGACATTGTCCATTGTGGTGTGGCACTTAATTCATACAGAAGATCATGATTAAGATGATGTAAAGAGATTTGGATGCTGTGAGTTCTTATAATCGGCAATCGATTCATTCTGTCTGGTCCTTTAGCCGCATTCAACGACACGCTTTTACGGCACTCCAACTGCCCGAGCGATTCAATTCAGATTTATTGTAATTACAACAAGCCGTTCCAGGCCAGCGTCGGGTTTAATAGGCCTGTCATGACCAAGAAGGCAGCACGCATATGGGTGACgggtttgccccccccccctgagaaGCGTTTACAATCTATCTGGAAGTCACATCGGCTTCCTCAGCATGACCAAACATGGTCCTCTgatgcgggggaaaaaaaaaaacaaaactaaccaATAGACAAATTCCAAACAGTTTATGTGAGGTGACATACTGTAGTCGGTGCCTATTCAAATGTTTGCAACCACTCGAGTTGGAAAGAAGGTTGTTTGGTTTATGGGCATGTGGATAGAGGATTTTGTAAATCTTCAGTTTTATGGGAAATAAAAGGCTcgcatgttttatttt
The window above is part of the Syngnathus typhle isolate RoL2023-S1 ecotype Sweden linkage group LG7, RoL_Styp_1.0, whole genome shotgun sequence genome. Proteins encoded here:
- the LOC133156935 gene encoding caldesmon-like isoform X1, yielding MWRQAMAGVPGLKLAYCYGILQIVEKGNLRAIMDDDFDRRMELRRQRREQMRLEAETMGYTNDDDEEAAREQRRRAREERKKMKESEECGRSDVINTNDVAESETSPSSAMSLAAEDDDQALEERLAKREERRQKRMQEAIERQKLDPSFTAANGLDGSPENQADNHSGGQSGAEDEEKEEEQVQEEMLDTSSWKKEQDDTMEEGKIGGEEEEAASEVDKEEENEQRRRIEEERQQKEMEEKRRIEEEERREKEERKRKEEEERREREMEDRRKKEEEEAQKRELEERRRKDEEEAEKQKEEEKKRKEEQEKQELEEKKRKEEREKKEKKKKEEEEQKRREMEERKKKEEEEKQKKQAEEKKKKDEEEKRKKREMEEKRKKDENVATKQNGAFVENKMKKPDKPTSRDDVPSAAQDDSERQEAERKLQELQRRRNDAESEEMEKMKQKQHHAEAELEELKRKREERRKILGEEEEQKKRELENKKSKEQEERKRMREEIEKRRAEAAEKKKQLEQESAKPSFKITPKGSSKIGEKAEFLSKSAQKSVRTSHGPVVSKIGSRLEQYASAVQGNKDVKSPKPLAADIPSGGTRSIKSMWERGNVSDNQANKVLTLQEEDILISISKHKFKE
- the LOC133156935 gene encoding caldesmon-like isoform X3; this translates as MDDDFDRRMELRRQRREQMRLEAETMGYTNDDDEEAAREQRRRAREERKKMKESEECGRSDVINTNDVAESETSPSSAMSLAAEDDDQALEERLAKREERRQKRMQEAIERQKLDPSFTAANGLDGSPENQADNHSGGQSGAEDEEKEEEQVQEEMLDTSSWKKEQDDTMEEGKIGGEEEEAASEVDKEEENEQRRRIEEERQQKEMEEKRRIEEEERREKEERKRKEEEERREREMEDRRKKEEEEAQKRELEERRRKDEEEAEKQKEEEKKRKEEQEKQELEEKKRKEEREKKEKKKKEEEEQKRREMEERKKKEEEEKQKKQAEEKKKKDEEEKRKKREMEEKRKKDENVATKQNGAFVENKMKKPDKPTSRDDVPSAAQDDSERQEAERKLQELQRRRNDAESEEMEKMKQKQHHAEAELEELKRKREERRKILGEEEEQKKRELENKKSKEQEERKRMREEIEKRRAEAAEKKKQLEQESAKPSFKITPKGSSKIGEKAEFLSKSAQKSVRTSHGPVVSKIGSRLEQYASAVQGNKDVKSPKPLAADIPSGGTRSIKSMWERGNVSDNQANKVLTLQEEDILISISKHKFKE
- the LOC133156935 gene encoding caldesmon-like isoform X4, whose product is MWRQAMAGVPGLKLAYCYGILQIVEKGNLRAIMDDDFDRRMELRRQRREQMRLEAETMGYTNDDDEEAAREQRRRAREERKKMKESEECGRSDVINTNDVAESETSPSSAMSLAAEDDDQALEERLAKREERRQKRMQEAIERQKLDPSFTAANGLDGSPENQADNHSGGQSGAEDEEKEEEQVQEEMLDTSSWKKEQDDTMEEGKIGGEEEEAASEVDKEEENEQRRRIEEERQQKEMEEKRRIEEEERREKEERKRKEEEERREREMEDRRKKEEEEAQKRELEERRRKDEEEAEKQKEEEKKRKEEQEKQELEEKKRKEEREKKEKKKKEEEEQKRREMEERKKKEEEEKQKKQAEEKKKKDEEEKRKKREMEEKRKKDENVATKQNGAFVENKMKKPDKPTRDDVPSAAQDDSERQEAERKLQELQRRRNDAESEEMEKMKQKQHHAEAELEELKRKREERRKILGEEEEQKKRELENKKSKEQEERKRMREEIEKRRAEAAEKKKQLEQESAKPSFKITPKGSSKIGEKAEFLSKSAQKSVRTSHGPVVSKIGSRLEQYASAVQGNKDVKSPKPLAADIPSGGTRSIKSMWERGNVSDNQANKDSNKGSVASRTAKSAQAEKTPLESEPPVAVATKPGARPDKSQPAAQARTNDVNKESNVGNKPNMWETKKSSTPAKVLVGVKGKFV
- the LOC133156935 gene encoding caldesmon-like isoform X2 — protein: MGIWSDFLLNSPCCISLPREKGNLRAIMDDDFDRRMELRRQRREQMRLEAETMGYTNDDDEEAAREQRRRAREERKKMKESEECGRSDVINTNDVAESETSPSSAMSLAAEDDDQALEERLAKREERRQKRMQEAIERQKLDPSFTAANGLDGSPENQADNHSGGQSGAEDEEKEEEQVQEEMLDTSSWKKEQDDTMEEGKIGGEEEEAASEVDKEEENEQRRRIEEERQQKEMEEKRRIEEEERREKEERKRKEEEERREREMEDRRKKEEEEAQKRELEERRRKDEEEAEKQKEEEKKRKEEQEKQELEEKKRKEEREKKEKKKKEEEEQKRREMEERKKKEEEEKQKKQAEEKKKKDEEEKRKKREMEEKRKKDENVATKQNGAFVENKMKKPDKPTSRDDVPSAAQDDSERQEAERKLQELQRRRNDAESEEMEKMKQKQHHAEAELEELKRKREERRKILGEEEEQKKRELENKKSKEQEERKRMREEIEKRRAEAAEKKKQLEQESAKPSFKITPKGSSKIGEKAEFLSKSAQKSVRTSHGPVVSKIGSRLEQYASAVQGNKDVKSPKPLAADIPSGGTRSIKSMWERGNVSDNQANKVLTLQEEDILISISKHKFKE
- the tnnt2d gene encoding troponin T2d, cardiac, whose product is MSLFFSKDDSKPKPKFMTNIPAPKIPDGEKVDFDDIHRKRLEKDLSELQSLIEAHFIQRKKEEEELVALVNRIEKRRAERAEQQRIRAEMEKERQARQAEEKERREQEEHRKKHDDDAKKKKALSSMSQQYGAGQKTERKGKKQTEREKKKKILADRRKPLNIDHLSDDKLKEKANELWEWLMQLETEKYDLNDKFKRQKSDINLLLVRVQDHQSAKGRGKGKMGARLR